A DNA window from Carnobacterium funditum DSM 5970 contains the following coding sequences:
- the glpK gene encoding glycerol kinase GlpK, with protein MEKNYIMSVDQGTTSTRAIIFDKKGQPLWSAQKEFEQIFPEPGWVEHNANDIWLSVLSVIAEVLIQSGIKPQEVDSLGITNQRETTVIWDKETGKPIYNAIVWQSKQTSEIADQLIEDGHKDSIQEKTGLIIDSYFSATKVKWILDHVEGSRARAKNGELLFGTIDTWLVWNLTGGVKHITDYTNASRTMMFNIYDLKWDEEILALLDIPKEMLPEVRSSSEIYGHTVAYHFYGAEVPIAGIAGDQQAALFGQTGYEKGMVKNTYGTGAFIIMNTGKKPIKSENGLLTTIGYGINGEITYALEGSIFVAGSAIQWLRDGLRFFRESPESEKYAKRVDSSGNVYMVPAFVGLGAPYWDQDARGAFFGITRGTTKEHMIRATLESLAYQTRDVIETMNKDSGIETKTMRVDGGAAMNDFLMQFQADILGTTIERSKVNETTALGAAYLSGLATGFWKDQEEIKKYWESNGVFEPEMKEDLRENLYDGWKDAVAATRVFKHKPLKESN; from the coding sequence ATGGAAAAGAACTATATTATGTCTGTTGATCAAGGAACAACCAGTACACGAGCTATCATTTTCGATAAGAAAGGACAACCATTATGGTCAGCTCAAAAAGAGTTTGAACAAATTTTTCCTGAACCAGGTTGGGTAGAACACAATGCCAATGATATTTGGTTATCTGTACTTTCAGTTATTGCTGAAGTTTTAATTCAATCAGGAATAAAGCCTCAAGAAGTAGATAGCTTAGGAATCACAAATCAGCGCGAAACAACAGTTATTTGGGATAAAGAAACAGGTAAACCAATTTACAACGCTATTGTGTGGCAATCTAAGCAAACTTCTGAAATTGCTGATCAATTAATTGAAGATGGACACAAAGATTCTATTCAAGAGAAAACAGGTTTAATCATAGATTCTTATTTTTCAGCAACAAAAGTTAAATGGATTTTAGACCACGTTGAAGGTTCGAGAGCGCGCGCAAAGAATGGGGAATTATTATTCGGGACAATTGATACTTGGCTTGTTTGGAATCTAACAGGGGGAGTAAAACACATAACAGATTATACAAATGCTAGTCGTACGATGATGTTCAATATTTATGATTTAAAATGGGATGAAGAAATATTGGCATTATTGGATATTCCAAAAGAAATGCTTCCTGAAGTTAGATCATCTTCAGAAATATATGGACATACAGTAGCTTATCATTTCTATGGTGCTGAGGTTCCTATTGCAGGTATCGCTGGTGATCAACAAGCAGCTTTATTTGGTCAAACAGGATATGAAAAAGGAATGGTTAAAAATACTTACGGTACGGGTGCTTTTATTATTATGAACACTGGAAAGAAACCAATAAAATCTGAAAATGGACTGTTAACTACTATTGGTTATGGTATTAACGGAGAGATTACCTATGCTCTGGAAGGAAGTATTTTCGTTGCGGGTTCAGCTATTCAATGGTTGCGTGATGGACTTAGGTTTTTTAGAGAATCACCTGAATCTGAAAAATACGCTAAACGTGTCGACTCATCTGGTAATGTTTACATGGTACCAGCATTTGTTGGGCTTGGTGCTCCTTATTGGGATCAAGATGCTCGTGGTGCATTCTTTGGGATTACACGAGGGACAACAAAAGAGCATATGATTAGAGCGACGTTAGAATCATTAGCCTACCAAACCCGTGATGTTATCGAAACGATGAACAAAGACTCTGGCATTGAAACAAAGACTATGCGAGTAGATGGTGGAGCAGCTATGAATGACTTTTTAATGCAATTCCAAGCAGATATTCTGGGCACAACAATAGAACGCTCGAAAGTAAATGAAACGACTGCTTTGGGTGCGGCTTACCTATCTGGTTTAGCTACTGGATTTTGGAAAGACCAAGAAGAAATTAAGAAATATTGGGAGAGTAACGGTGTATTTGAACCAGAAATGAAAGAAGACTTACGTGAAAACCTGTATGATGGCTGGAAAGATGCCGTTGCAGCTACTAGAGTTTTTAAACACAAACCACTAAAAGAATCCAATTAA